The Clostridioides difficile genome has a segment encoding these proteins:
- a CDS encoding dipeptidase, with the protein MKFIDLHCDTIAKLMENVETSELKTNKYSVDIDRLKKGDSLAQTFALFVDTEEVKHPFDYCMSMADKFHKEMEKNSDVIALATNYEEIMKNQSENKLTALLSIEEGAVLEGRIENLKKFYDLGVRMMTISWNHVNELSFPHNKIEYREKGLTDFGREVVHKMNELGMLVDVSHISDGGFYEIAKISSKPIIATHSNSRAMMNHTRNLTDDMIKVLANKGGVTGINFFHLFLSDKSESKLEDMVRHIKHIVNVGGIDVVALGSDFDGIHSKVEIEDISQMGKLYEPLKKEGFSEDEIEKIYYKNALRVIKEVL; encoded by the coding sequence ATGAAATTTATTGATTTACATTGTGATACCATAGCAAAATTAATGGAAAATGTAGAAACAAGTGAACTTAAAACTAACAAATATTCTGTTGATATAGACAGGTTGAAAAAAGGGGATTCATTGGCTCAAACATTTGCTCTTTTTGTTGACACTGAAGAAGTAAAGCATCCTTTTGATTACTGTATGAGTATGGCAGATAAATTTCATAAAGAAATGGAAAAAAATAGTGATGTAATAGCTCTAGCTACTAACTATGAAGAAATTATGAAAAATCAATCAGAGAATAAACTTACAGCACTTTTATCTATAGAGGAAGGGGCAGTGCTTGAAGGTAGAATAGAAAACTTAAAGAAATTTTATGATTTAGGTGTTAGAATGATGACAATAAGTTGGAATCATGTGAATGAGTTAAGTTTTCCTCATAATAAAATAGAGTATAGAGAAAAGGGTCTTACAGATTTTGGTAGAGAAGTTGTACATAAGATGAATGAACTAGGTATGCTAGTTGATGTTTCTCACATTTCAGATGGTGGATTTTATGAAATTGCAAAAATATCCTCTAAACCAATAATAGCTACACATTCAAATTCAAGAGCAATGATGAATCATACTAGAAACCTAACTGATGATATGATTAAAGTATTGGCTAATAAAGGTGGGGTTACAGGAATAAACTTCTTCCACTTGTTTTTAAGTGATAAAAGCGAAAGTAAGCTTGAGGATATGGTTAGACATATAAAACACATTGTAAATGTTGGAGGAATTGATGTTGTGGCTTTAGGCTCAGATTTTGATGGAATACATTCAAAAGTTGAGATTGAAGATATATCTCAAATGGGTAAATTATATGAACCTCTAAAAAAAGAAGGATTTAGTGAAGATGAAATAGAAAAAATATACTATAAAAACGCTTTAAGAGTAATAAAAGAAGTGTTATAA